A genomic window from Halodesulfurarchaeum sp. HSR-GB includes:
- a CDS encoding STAS domain-containing protein — translation MLQNSANVVRIHDILLGTFPNNPKDEIIDELQETILEAMETSQPEGVILDVSGVELMDSFFARHISETAQLIELMGGTTVIAGMRPEVAITAAELGYGLGDVETARSTDQALEILGVNRDSE, via the coding sequence ATGTTGCAAAACAGTGCCAATGTCGTTCGGATTCACGACATCCTGTTAGGGACCTTCCCCAACAATCCCAAGGACGAAATTATCGACGAATTGCAAGAAACGATCCTGGAGGCGATGGAAACGTCACAGCCGGAGGGCGTTATCCTCGACGTTTCAGGAGTGGAGTTGATGGACTCGTTTTTTGCTCGCCATATATCTGAGACAGCACAATTAATCGAGCTCATGGGCGGAACGACCGTCATTGCTGGGATGCGACCGGAAGTTGCGATCACGGCTGCTGAACTTGGCTACGGTCTCGGTGACGTGGAAACCGCCCGCTCAACTGACCAAGCACTGGAAATATTAGGGGTTAACCGGGACTCAGAATGA
- a CDS encoding DNA primase — translation MTWRQATREEIYAYYAEEFPRYIDNLPEFITSTGPKQYAVAFRDPHPVRKDDVPDKDFIRRDTWQTDASGDRTAPEFDDFEDVVEFIRHPARNDPLGRSKFALADPEVLEKPDPRPDAVYYALDHWERPWVLLVDIDAKEIARERAADMVSEDVDGQDDDALLDAAGLLDAAPEGYPYAFEDVDRAIEYGFEVRDIFEDDFDAKETMVVYSGQGVHVYLLDTDPAHRYDEPSREVLNDLLLETYEIPIDPVVTADRRRVARLPYSFHADVCSIVQPIESPNFDVRSATPEVITE, via the coding sequence ATGACGTGGCGACAGGCAACCCGCGAGGAGATTTACGCGTACTACGCCGAGGAGTTCCCCCGCTACATCGACAACCTCCCCGAATTCATCACGTCGACCGGCCCGAAACAGTACGCCGTCGCCTTTCGAGACCCCCATCCGGTTCGCAAAGACGATGTCCCTGACAAGGACTTCATCCGGCGAGATACGTGGCAGACAGATGCATCGGGAGACCGAACAGCGCCCGAGTTCGACGACTTCGAGGACGTCGTGGAGTTCATTCGGCATCCGGCTCGCAACGACCCACTCGGACGGAGCAAGTTCGCGCTTGCTGACCCGGAGGTCCTGGAGAAACCGGATCCACGGCCCGACGCCGTCTACTACGCACTGGATCATTGGGAGCGGCCGTGGGTCCTCCTGGTCGACATCGACGCGAAAGAAATCGCCCGGGAACGAGCAGCGGATATGGTCTCGGAGGACGTCGACGGCCAGGATGACGATGCGCTCCTTGATGCCGCAGGCCTCCTCGACGCCGCTCCCGAGGGGTATCCGTATGCATTCGAGGATGTGGACCGCGCTATCGAGTACGGGTTCGAGGTGCGCGACATCTTCGAGGACGATTTCGACGCCAAGGAGACGATGGTCGTGTACAGCGGGCAGGGTGTCCATGTCTACCTCCTCGATACGGACCCGGCGCACCGATACGACGAACCGAGTCGCGAGGTGTTGAACGACCTCCTCCTCGAGACCTACGAGATCCCGATCGACCCCGTCGTGACAGCCGACCGCCGGCGAGTCGCTCGCCTGCCCTACTCGTTTCACGCCGACGTCTGTAGCATCGTCCAACCCATCGAGAGCCCGAATTTTGACGTTCGGTCGGCGACTCCGGAGGTGATCACAGAATGA
- a CDS encoding anti-sigma regulatory factor produces the protein MNTHTGRIEIDSKGDILKARQAAREVAEEIGLGTTDTTRIVTAVSELARNIYLYAGEGAMEWERIPEQNRRGLTFIFEDDGPGIDDLNGALKGECSTSNGMGRGLSGTQTLMDDMEIETEPGEGTTIRIRKWE, from the coding sequence ATGAATACCCACACAGGGCGTATCGAGATCGACTCCAAGGGTGATATCCTCAAGGCCCGTCAGGCTGCCCGGGAGGTGGCAGAAGAAATTGGCCTTGGGACAACCGATACCACCCGGATCGTGACGGCCGTTTCCGAACTCGCCAGGAATATCTATCTGTATGCTGGTGAGGGAGCAATGGAATGGGAGCGGATTCCCGAACAGAATCGGCGGGGGCTCACCTTCATTTTCGAGGACGACGGGCCGGGGATAGACGACCTCAACGGGGCCCTCAAAGGAGAATGTTCTACCTCGAATGGAATGGGACGTGGTTTGTCCGGGACCCAGACGCTCATGGATGATATGGAGATCGAGACCGAACCTGGTGAGGGGACCACTATTCGGATCAGGAAGTGGGAATGA
- a CDS encoding ATP-binding protein yields the protein MSEYLRVTPTSERLDPESIPRILDSLHKLTTPGSSGLGAKLNPLHSETPPRFEFLAMSDGPDDPVEFFYGADAHLDTLEKRLRSIYPATFDIERVDVDVADRLIQPVEFTPQEFVNHYEAGRLQYEFGPAEQYNPVDEGPGDSESAEADPVVDGGTASTTVPDHHIAVGDSVLELAPPDSLPEDGERPAIEKPTMTPEGTILARPAKDAVSPLGVRWCGSTTRKQDWMTSLTPFTAKETTGDLSSADQPGAALASLIDHLMEATAPTAFQVVFQRRSSWQSDAEVRKENLVDGRDTFFQEVVGSLLEVKDQRSDQNEQQISESVEKRIEYIDAKNAKRSFTANIHAVGVPTEDTRDDLDARMDSLLPVFDPLDGPFYEVEGKRLRDNGFREKTKEKKARAALQRLLNRELTTGRGKTRPDLVLCGTELANVVLVPSSEQLTVEGTRGTRAEQQSRNPLPWPNPDLIHQFQEGMAIGYALDENGEPRPDPIRIPPDLLTTHYGRFASTGGGKSKAIINDALSLRETTGGPVVIVDPKGDGMCENYLRCHYEQFGGLDDVYQFRVPEAIPAFSFFDIRPALEAGRNREDAIQDKVDHVHDILRMIMGREQYGQAFVANEILSYLIKALFDEEYGSDVFGLDDLFAAALRMQRDQTIPPVSADNQNIEESLTRHFAKDNHQFQVSMDAVGNRLDKLKEDAHLRRIFSHVPEQNDDGEYVDNHFDFREFLDEDATILFDFGDLRPEAQRAITLLLLSNLWDAVQVRRRDGQTDYEKLTNLIIEEAAPVASTKLVSEQLLPQGRSFGLSMGLVMQFPEQVRNRNERAYDEVLNNIKTKLIGNISVERDLAESLAHEDLSPTELRNRINTLPSGEWITQLPSPSFGETGPAPFSLKPLPIAPGHPESDQPLTEPQEDHFESVSRPRMVERTQAQYGLTGRTESSTAPEDADWGSLGADTTVPSKDGGSASEPTQSSFIKQPTTETETAPDNQDDAESAPDEDSQEISSLFGVSNEEESTDDQGTEPENGSTPVQESNVAVTDDELRKRGLSRDDVRFLSRILDVMNREATEYTLLDSMRSLRDEFEDLNLRRLIDQNLVEEASACGRKYYTVLPAGRELLGEKLQVGPGRGDIGGKTPHKVGVRLLELWLQQQDDVARVEPYYEHDDDTVFDVAGFDAGGEFVWLGEAELPSNNTHAPVDDYDKLSSVDADAIWAFNNRETAIEVLDKLAHADRIEESVSGRDARSFSTIRDAVADFGAAGMTTVRGFKNLDQEVNQ from the coding sequence ATGTCTGAGTACCTGCGCGTAACGCCGACGTCCGAGCGACTCGATCCGGAGAGTATCCCCCGTATCCTCGACAGCCTCCACAAACTGACCACACCCGGATCGTCGGGCCTCGGGGCGAAGCTGAATCCGCTCCACAGTGAGACACCACCCCGATTCGAGTTTCTCGCGATGAGCGATGGCCCGGACGACCCGGTGGAATTCTTCTACGGGGCCGATGCGCACCTCGATACGCTCGAGAAACGCCTCCGTTCCATCTACCCGGCCACGTTCGACATCGAACGCGTCGACGTCGACGTCGCCGACCGGCTCATTCAGCCGGTCGAGTTCACACCGCAGGAATTCGTCAACCACTACGAAGCCGGGCGGCTTCAGTACGAGTTTGGCCCGGCGGAACAGTACAACCCCGTCGACGAGGGGCCAGGTGACTCCGAGTCAGCCGAAGCAGATCCGGTTGTCGACGGCGGTACGGCATCCACCACAGTACCTGACCATCATATTGCTGTCGGGGACTCGGTCCTCGAACTAGCTCCGCCCGATTCCCTCCCGGAAGACGGGGAGCGGCCGGCCATCGAGAAGCCGACGATGACACCGGAGGGGACGATTCTGGCTCGCCCAGCGAAAGATGCCGTCTCGCCGCTCGGTGTCCGGTGGTGTGGATCCACGACGCGAAAGCAGGACTGGATGACCTCGCTGACGCCGTTCACGGCGAAGGAGACGACCGGAGACCTCTCGTCCGCCGACCAACCCGGCGCAGCGCTCGCTTCGCTTATCGACCACCTGATGGAGGCGACAGCGCCGACCGCGTTCCAAGTCGTTTTCCAACGACGATCTAGCTGGCAGTCCGACGCGGAGGTTCGGAAAGAGAACCTCGTCGACGGCCGGGATACGTTCTTCCAAGAGGTCGTCGGGTCGTTGCTCGAGGTCAAAGACCAACGGAGCGACCAGAACGAACAGCAGATCAGTGAATCCGTCGAAAAGCGGATCGAGTACATCGATGCGAAGAACGCCAAACGGTCGTTCACGGCCAATATCCACGCCGTCGGCGTCCCCACCGAGGACACTCGCGACGATCTCGATGCCCGAATGGACTCACTACTGCCGGTGTTCGATCCACTTGATGGGCCGTTCTACGAGGTCGAGGGGAAACGCCTCCGTGACAATGGCTTCCGTGAGAAAACGAAGGAGAAGAAGGCACGGGCCGCCCTGCAGCGCCTCCTCAACCGCGAACTGACGACCGGACGAGGCAAGACCCGGCCCGATTTGGTGCTCTGTGGGACAGAGCTCGCGAACGTTGTGTTGGTTCCCTCTTCCGAACAGTTGACGGTCGAGGGAACGCGGGGTACCCGCGCCGAACAGCAAAGCCGGAATCCGCTGCCGTGGCCGAATCCAGACCTGATTCATCAGTTCCAGGAGGGGATGGCTATCGGGTACGCACTCGACGAGAACGGCGAGCCGCGGCCAGACCCAATTCGAATTCCTCCGGATCTGTTGACGACGCACTACGGTCGCTTCGCGTCGACGGGCGGTGGGAAGTCGAAGGCGATCATCAACGACGCTCTCTCGCTCCGGGAGACGACCGGCGGGCCCGTCGTCATCGTCGACCCGAAGGGCGACGGGATGTGCGAGAACTATCTGCGCTGCCACTACGAGCAATTCGGTGGGTTGGACGACGTCTACCAATTCCGCGTCCCGGAGGCCATCCCCGCGTTCTCCTTCTTCGACATTCGTCCTGCGCTGGAGGCCGGGCGCAACCGCGAGGACGCGATTCAGGACAAGGTCGACCACGTCCACGACATCCTCCGGATGATTATGGGCCGCGAGCAGTACGGCCAGGCGTTCGTCGCGAACGAGATCCTCAGCTACCTGATCAAGGCGCTCTTCGACGAGGAGTACGGGAGCGACGTGTTCGGGCTGGACGACCTCTTCGCCGCCGCCCTCCGGATGCAGCGCGACCAGACGATCCCGCCCGTTTCAGCCGACAATCAAAACATCGAGGAATCGCTGACGCGCCACTTCGCGAAGGACAACCACCAGTTCCAGGTGTCGATGGACGCCGTCGGGAACCGCCTCGACAAGCTCAAAGAGGACGCGCATCTCCGTCGGATCTTCAGTCACGTCCCCGAGCAGAACGACGACGGCGAGTACGTGGACAATCACTTCGACTTCCGCGAGTTCCTCGATGAAGACGCCACCATCCTGTTCGACTTCGGGGATCTCCGTCCCGAGGCGCAGCGAGCGATCACCCTGCTCCTGTTGAGTAACCTCTGGGACGCGGTCCAGGTGCGCCGGCGCGACGGCCAGACCGACTACGAGAAGCTCACGAACCTCATTATCGAGGAGGCAGCCCCGGTCGCTTCTACGAAGCTTGTCTCCGAGCAGCTGCTGCCCCAGGGGCGGTCGTTTGGGCTGAGCATGGGACTCGTGATGCAGTTTCCTGAACAGGTGCGCAACCGGAACGAGCGGGCCTACGATGAGGTGCTGAACAACATCAAGACGAAGCTCATCGGCAACATCTCGGTCGAGCGTGACCTCGCTGAGTCGCTCGCCCACGAGGACCTCAGCCCGACCGAACTCCGCAACCGAATCAATACACTTCCGAGTGGCGAGTGGATCACCCAACTCCCGAGCCCGTCGTTCGGGGAGACTGGGCCCGCTCCGTTTTCGCTGAAGCCGCTCCCAATTGCGCCGGGGCATCCAGAAAGCGACCAGCCGCTCACAGAGCCGCAGGAAGACCATTTCGAGTCCGTGTCCCGGCCACGGATGGTGGAACGGACACAGGCCCAGTACGGCCTTACAGGGAGGACTGAATCGAGCACTGCCCCGGAGGATGCTGACTGGGGAAGCTTGGGAGCCGACACGACGGTTCCGTCCAAAGACGGTGGTTCCGCCTCAGAGCCTACTCAGTCCTCGTTTATCAAGCAACCAACGACCGAGACGGAGACCGCGCCGGACAACCAAGACGACGCTGAGAGTGCGCCCGATGAGGACTCTCAGGAGATCAGCTCGTTGTTCGGAGTATCCAACGAGGAGGAGAGCACTGATGACCAGGGAACGGAGCCGGAGAACGGATCGACTCCGGTTCAGGAGAGCAATGTGGCTGTCACCGATGACGAACTCCGAAAACGGGGACTCAGTCGTGACGACGTCCGCTTCCTGAGTCGCATCCTCGACGTCATGAACAGGGAAGCTACCGAGTACACCCTCCTCGACTCGATGCGTTCGCTCCGAGACGAGTTCGAGGATCTCAATCTCCGCCGCCTTATCGACCAGAACCTCGTCGAGGAAGCCTCGGCCTGTGGCCGCAAATACTACACCGTCCTCCCAGCGGGGCGCGAGCTCCTCGGAGAAAAGCTGCAGGTGGGTCCCGGAAGGGGCGATATCGGAGGGAAAACGCCGCACAAGGTTGGGGTCAGACTCCTCGAGCTGTGGCTTCAGCAGCAGGACGACGTCGCTCGCGTCGAGCCTTACTACGAACACGATGACGACACCGTGTTCGACGTCGCCGGGTTCGACGCGGGTGGTGAATTCGTCTGGCTCGGGGAAGCAGAACTCCCGAGCAACAACACCCACGCACCGGTCGACGATTACGATAAGTTGAGTTCGGTAGATGCGGACGCAATCTGGGCGTTCAACAACCGCGAGACGGCCATCGAAGTTCTGGACAAGCTGGCCCACGCGGACCGGATCGAAGAGAGTGTCAGCGGACGGGACGCACGGTCGTTCTCGACGATCCGAGACGCTGTGGCGGACTTCGGTGCAGCGGGAATGACCACCGTCCGAGGGTTCAAGAATCTCGATCAGGAGGTCAACCAATGA
- a CDS encoding type II toxin-antitoxin system antitoxin SocA domain-containing protein: MAPSASEDPPLELDSDDKQELKEIVVEFLSRYEGLYEKRIQKLIFYGEIATAIKTGQRLTDADFMPYDYGPYSRAITNVLDELVEEGRISIREDGQYATTLSGGNISPKKTYLIGKIHSETKRMSTDELVDRAKNTWLWKNYEYGEDMDFAEYIDEVIMSPNERDMAREPERDPVEDADMERLLS, from the coding sequence ATGGCTCCTAGCGCGTCCGAAGACCCTCCGCTTGAGCTGGACTCTGACGATAAGCAGGAGCTGAAGGAAATAGTCGTAGAGTTCCTCTCTCGCTATGAGGGCCTCTACGAGAAGCGGATTCAGAAGCTTATCTTCTACGGAGAGATAGCGACTGCGATTAAGACGGGGCAGCGCTTGACGGACGCGGATTTTATGCCGTATGATTACGGTCCCTACTCCCGGGCAATCACAAACGTCCTAGACGAATTAGTTGAAGAGGGTCGTATATCGATCCGAGAGGATGGCCAGTATGCGACGACTTTGTCTGGTGGGAATATCTCTCCGAAGAAGACCTATCTAATCGGGAAGATACACTCGGAGACGAAGCGGATGAGTACTGACGAACTTGTTGACCGTGCGAAGAATACGTGGCTCTGGAAGAACTACGAATACGGAGAGGATATGGATTTCGCCGAGTACATTGACGAGGTCATAATGTCCCCGAATGAGAGGGATATGGCCCGAGAGCCAGAGAGAGACCCCGTGGAAGATGCCGACATGGAACGACTTCTTTCCTAG
- a CDS encoding primase-associated protein — protein MSPRTPTDDEDAAYRVAVLPLEYGDTRINQLFTRGYNRYVVDGEDQPEDLLNDSERFGMAAFKEQVRADAADEPFVDEPGTLAVLATLSAICVKEHPKFEHASPRNIQVLYDIRELYVNNLASLIRAHGDGSLQQDIAEVLYSKDPGEDGPHPGRVCTGIKEMAGFGDGLYLEIPMAAASRKCLVREEDESSTETGDGGEILTRVKDNHLYVPVGDFDSKYRDYAERAFKKLLRVQEDGLSDDQLTWLTTNESAITERIDRFLETGHHERIWRNWDRGERTIRVLRRALSGADDEVAQKGEFHTAKELYRAVDAYGAEDDWESSVTDWISSPSSLAKTLADHESHSAVTIDRDGRVNTYRIGRAGTGAEQIEVQEIEDLFELPCMANMEERLHEKKPVRKDLYNFARMVMWLPQYQDSSLDEVVADLKGVFSRWPWYDKQETEYQIRYEFSNTIDGDTPLPMNCDNDDMQRYCIGQDQCPYSIWGSLPFPDEMYEQVVEESAGPAEQF, from the coding sequence ATGAGTCCGAGAACCCCCACCGACGACGAGGACGCCGCGTATCGGGTTGCAGTGCTCCCATTGGAATACGGTGACACCCGCATCAACCAGCTGTTTACGCGTGGCTACAATCGATACGTCGTCGACGGCGAGGACCAGCCCGAAGACCTCTTGAACGACAGCGAGCGGTTCGGGATGGCTGCGTTCAAAGAGCAGGTTCGTGCCGACGCTGCCGATGAACCGTTCGTCGACGAGCCCGGGACGCTCGCTGTGCTCGCGACGTTGAGTGCGATCTGTGTGAAAGAGCACCCGAAGTTCGAGCACGCCTCGCCCCGGAACATCCAGGTGCTCTACGACATCCGAGAGCTGTACGTCAACAATCTCGCGTCACTCATCCGCGCCCACGGTGATGGGTCGCTCCAGCAGGACATCGCCGAGGTGCTGTACAGCAAAGATCCCGGTGAGGATGGGCCGCATCCCGGACGGGTTTGTACGGGAATCAAAGAGATGGCGGGGTTCGGGGATGGGCTGTACCTCGAAATCCCGATGGCTGCGGCGTCACGCAAATGTCTCGTTCGAGAGGAGGACGAGTCGTCGACAGAGACGGGCGATGGCGGGGAGATACTGACGCGAGTGAAGGACAACCATCTGTACGTTCCGGTCGGCGATTTCGACAGCAAGTATCGTGACTATGCTGAGCGGGCGTTCAAGAAGCTCTTGCGCGTACAGGAGGACGGCCTCTCGGACGACCAGCTAACGTGGCTGACCACGAACGAGTCGGCAATCACGGAGCGAATCGACCGCTTCCTCGAGACAGGCCATCACGAACGGATCTGGCGGAACTGGGACCGTGGCGAGCGGACGATCCGCGTGCTCCGACGGGCCCTGAGTGGTGCCGACGACGAGGTCGCCCAAAAGGGAGAGTTCCACACGGCGAAAGAACTCTATCGAGCGGTCGACGCGTACGGCGCCGAGGACGACTGGGAATCCTCCGTGACGGATTGGATCTCGAGTCCGAGTAGTCTCGCGAAGACGCTGGCCGACCACGAGTCCCATTCGGCCGTCACGATCGACCGCGACGGGCGCGTCAACACGTACCGGATCGGGCGAGCCGGGACCGGCGCAGAGCAGATCGAGGTCCAGGAGATAGAGGACCTCTTCGAACTACCCTGTATGGCCAATATGGAGGAGCGGTTGCACGAGAAGAAGCCCGTGCGGAAGGATCTCTACAACTTTGCGCGGATGGTGATGTGGCTCCCGCAGTATCAGGATAGCAGCCTCGACGAGGTCGTCGCAGACCTCAAGGGCGTCTTCTCCCGGTGGCCGTGGTACGACAAACAGGAAACCGAGTACCAGATTCGCTACGAGTTCTCAAACACAATCGACGGCGACACCCCGTTGCCGATGAACTGCGATAACGACGATATGCAGCGCTACTGCATCGGCCAAGACCAGTGCCCCTACTCGATCTGGGGGAGTCTCCCGTTTCCGGACGAGATGTATGAGCAGGTTGTGGAGGAATCCGCCGGTCCCGCTGAGCAGTTCTGA
- a CDS encoding VirB4 family type IV secretion system protein encodes MTTVHNLVLQSGSGAVGQLVEWLSDPTSAEGAALYVGIVVVLGAVGKLLWDRYTEEDEEEVEFSDLLDEETLEDGHGERQLLDDIAESHKTVTAPETIEWETRAARVGEQWTTTLYIADYADYPNDGYLSDLFEMTDVEFDLTAHITPKNQQRARNELQDIADDLQVDADLEQSVRSAYLQERANEAAATYKAVENGANVFDQGMFITVRADDKDDLRDAVQKVKSTLRDDPANLTPKTAICRQDLALQSAAPIGDNEFGRESIALGGAVGALLSAPHNATILEEGGVEVGIHKDNQSPVVIDPFARDNGYAMFTVGDTGSGKSFSSKQNFIRSIEQSKNRIGIILEPLNNWAGVSEALDAKRITVGGTLGLNPLEIRQTPERVQRAMGEDASPFNEKLDDAMSFLTNFFALRGISLGDRRTTLELGLKRAYKRNDITDDITTHSNPSPTVRDMMDVFEDMVDDPEEFVVRSDEEAGKIEEDATWLLDQLRPFEDEGRHANLGKESAFDIRDEKVIYLDLAQQEGSVDSSTALTMQLLISLVYERAKVSDKEVVFYIDEARYIMQDAASLAFLETVFRHHRHHDLSIRLVTQTVDEFFEHAESEAILDQCAVKQFHRLDGMDDQWADEFGLNYAQMRFVQDAVPGNEDAGFSEALVGVDGEWRGMKVEAMPKEKQVIDFDPTAQVRSSLPGAGDGAVDTEMQEFQEELENRATNGTNRTSETNEGSDGVEAEPDGGSTEGNDNV; translated from the coding sequence ATGACCACGGTGCATAACCTGGTCCTCCAGTCGGGAAGCGGAGCTGTCGGTCAGTTAGTCGAGTGGCTCTCGGACCCGACTTCGGCTGAAGGTGCAGCACTTTACGTCGGTATCGTCGTCGTCCTCGGCGCCGTCGGGAAGCTCCTCTGGGACAGGTACACCGAGGAGGACGAAGAAGAGGTCGAGTTCTCCGACCTCCTCGACGAGGAGACGCTCGAAGACGGCCACGGCGAACGCCAGCTCCTCGACGACATCGCCGAGTCGCACAAGACGGTGACGGCGCCGGAAACCATCGAGTGGGAAACACGAGCCGCACGGGTCGGCGAGCAGTGGACGACGACGCTGTACATCGCCGACTACGCCGACTACCCGAACGATGGCTACCTAAGCGACCTCTTCGAGATGACCGACGTCGAGTTCGATCTCACCGCCCACATCACGCCGAAAAACCAGCAGCGGGCCCGGAACGAACTCCAAGACATCGCGGACGACCTCCAGGTCGACGCCGACCTCGAACAGAGCGTCCGGAGTGCCTACCTCCAAGAGCGGGCGAACGAGGCGGCCGCGACGTACAAAGCCGTCGAGAACGGCGCGAACGTCTTCGACCAGGGGATGTTCATCACGGTCCGCGCCGACGACAAAGACGACCTTCGGGATGCCGTCCAGAAGGTCAAGAGCACGCTCCGCGACGATCCCGCGAACCTCACACCGAAGACGGCCATCTGTCGGCAGGACCTCGCCCTCCAGTCCGCAGCCCCGATCGGTGACAACGAGTTCGGGCGCGAGTCCATCGCGCTTGGCGGCGCTGTCGGCGCGTTGCTCTCCGCTCCTCATAACGCGACGATCCTCGAGGAGGGCGGCGTCGAGGTCGGCATCCACAAGGACAATCAGAGTCCCGTCGTCATCGACCCGTTCGCCCGGGACAACGGCTACGCGATGTTCACCGTCGGTGACACGGGCTCCGGGAAGTCCTTTAGCTCGAAGCAGAACTTCATCCGCTCCATCGAGCAGAGCAAGAATCGGATTGGCATCATCCTCGAACCGTTGAACAACTGGGCCGGCGTCTCCGAGGCGCTCGATGCAAAGCGCATCACCGTCGGCGGGACGCTCGGCCTCAACCCATTGGAGATCCGTCAGACGCCGGAACGCGTCCAGCGCGCGATGGGCGAGGACGCGAGTCCGTTCAACGAAAAGCTCGACGACGCAATGAGCTTCCTGACGAACTTCTTCGCGCTCCGCGGTATCTCACTCGGTGACCGGCGGACGACGCTCGAACTCGGCCTCAAGCGCGCCTACAAGCGCAACGACATCACCGACGACATCACGACGCACAGCAATCCGAGTCCGACGGTTCGGGACATGATGGACGTCTTCGAGGACATGGTTGACGACCCCGAGGAGTTTGTCGTCCGCTCCGACGAGGAGGCCGGGAAGATTGAGGAAGACGCGACGTGGCTCCTCGATCAGCTCCGCCCCTTCGAAGATGAAGGTCGGCACGCCAATCTCGGGAAGGAGTCGGCGTTCGACATCCGCGACGAGAAGGTCATCTACCTCGATCTCGCCCAGCAGGAGGGCAGCGTGGACAGCAGCACGGCGCTGACGATGCAGCTTCTCATCTCGCTAGTCTACGAGCGGGCAAAGGTCTCGGACAAGGAGGTCGTGTTCTACATCGACGAGGCGCGGTACATCATGCAGGACGCCGCGAGCCTGGCGTTCCTCGAGACGGTCTTCCGGCACCACCGGCACCACGACCTCTCGATTCGACTCGTGACACAGACCGTCGACGAGTTCTTCGAGCACGCTGAATCCGAAGCGATCCTCGACCAGTGTGCAGTCAAGCAGTTCCACCGCCTCGATGGGATGGACGACCAGTGGGCCGACGAGTTCGGGTTGAACTACGCGCAGATGCGATTCGTGCAGGACGCAGTGCCGGGCAACGAGGACGCTGGGTTCTCGGAGGCGCTCGTCGGCGTCGACGGCGAGTGGCGCGGGATGAAGGTCGAGGCGATGCCCAAGGAGAAACAGGTTATCGACTTCGACCCGACCGCACAGGTTCGGTCCTCGCTGCCCGGCGCCGGTGACGGCGCCGTCGATACAGAGATGCAGGAGTTCCAGGAGGAGCTCGAGAACCGAGCAACGAACGGAACGAATAGAACGAGCGAAACGAACGAGGGGTCAGACGGCGTCGAGGCCGAGCCAGACGGGGGTTCAACAGAAGGGAACGATAATGTCTGA
- a CDS encoding STAS domain-containing protein, with amino-acid sequence MANKISHELLEESINSFGDFFYVFTLEGRVIEWNAQFTNVTGYSEEEITELNVSALVPEAERERLNEALDTVTGDSTMVTFSTELVTKTGNRVPYEFQWAQLNNTDRNDGAVASIGREIAEPHREAESQQVTYKSQELSVPIVEIWDGILLSTVIGKLSSAEAETFTEALLDRIADSGASIAIIDITGAETVDTQTAQHLIDTIQAVKLMGGQTIITGLNPDISQTLVKLGVAFDVETRSSLQDGLKTALELQEVSID; translated from the coding sequence ATGGCAAATAAAATCTCCCACGAATTACTCGAAGAGTCAATCAACTCCTTTGGGGACTTCTTCTACGTCTTCACACTCGAAGGCAGGGTCATCGAGTGGAACGCTCAGTTCACAAACGTCACCGGATACTCCGAAGAAGAAATCACGGAGTTGAATGTATCCGCTCTCGTCCCCGAGGCCGAGCGAGAACGGTTGAACGAAGCTCTCGATACCGTGACCGGAGATTCCACAATGGTCACTTTTTCTACGGAACTCGTAACCAAGACTGGGAATCGGGTCCCGTACGAATTCCAATGGGCCCAACTCAATAATACGGACCGAAACGACGGCGCAGTGGCAAGCATTGGTCGGGAGATCGCTGAACCCCACCGCGAGGCGGAAAGTCAACAGGTAACGTACAAATCCCAGGAACTCTCCGTCCCCATTGTTGAAATCTGGGACGGTATCTTGCTATCGACGGTCATCGGCAAGTTGAGCTCCGCTGAGGCAGAAACGTTCACAGAAGCACTGCTTGACCGAATTGCCGACAGTGGGGCTTCGATTGCCATTATCGATATTACCGGGGCTGAAACCGTCGATACGCAAACCGCCCAACATCTCATCGACACGATTCAGGCGGTCAAGCTGATGGGCGGCCAAACCATCATTACGGGCCTCAATCCGGACATTTCCCAGACGCTCGTCAAACTCGGGGTCGCATTCGATGTCGAAACCCGCTCGTCGCTTCAAGATGGGCTCAAAACGGCACTCGAACTCCAGGAGGTGTCTATCGACTGA